From Solidesulfovibrio carbinoliphilus subsp. oakridgensis, the proteins below share one genomic window:
- a CDS encoding TadE/TadG family type IV pilus assembly protein has product MKSFLSDQRGIAAVEMAIGMLLLVPLLLVLVEATKALTEYSQLQNASMEGARMLARQNGDTSGVNDYVQSLFQKADGTSTVDGEAPTVNITPRDSQNNVTVQVEHAFKPYFANASDAQGNPNPFNIMGSTPLTLSSKTVMALPAAN; this is encoded by the coding sequence ATGAAGTCCTTTTTATCCGACCAACGAGGCATCGCCGCCGTGGAAATGGCCATCGGCATGCTGCTCCTCGTTCCCCTGCTCCTGGTGCTGGTCGAGGCGACCAAGGCCCTGACCGAGTATTCCCAGCTGCAAAACGCCTCCATGGAGGGCGCGCGGATGCTGGCGCGCCAAAACGGCGACACCAGCGGCGTGAACGACTACGTCCAGAGCCTTTTCCAGAAGGCCGACGGCACATCGACCGTGGACGGCGAGGCGCCGACCGTGAACATCACCCCCCGCGACAGCCAAAACAACGTAACCGTGCAGGTGGAACATGCCTTCAAGCCCTATTTCGCCAACGCCAGCGACGCGCAAGGGAACCCGAATCCTTTCAATATTATGGGCTCGACTCCGCTCACACTGTCGTCAAAGACCGTCATGGCCCTGCCGGCCGCCAACTGA
- a CDS encoding TadE/TadG family type IV pilus assembly protein produces the protein MASTPRSTQARARAETGSTAVELALVLPVLLMMLFGIIEIANILRIQITLDSAVTAIARDAATHQTTKDSAEQYMDQEGLLPAVTQTGSQGAVPPVLTLSPATTTTCKVTPCTPFEVRLSYTYKAVTPMMQPFFDNLVLTASAKRASEPW, from the coding sequence ATGGCATCGACACCTCGCAGCACCCAGGCCCGGGCAAGGGCCGAAACGGGTTCCACGGCCGTGGAACTGGCCCTCGTGCTGCCGGTGCTCCTCATGATGCTTTTCGGCATCATCGAGATCGCCAACATCCTGCGCATCCAGATCACCCTGGACAGCGCCGTGACCGCCATCGCCCGGGACGCGGCCACGCACCAGACCACGAAGGACTCGGCCGAGCAGTACATGGACCAGGAGGGCCTGCTCCCCGCCGTCACCCAGACCGGCAGCCAGGGCGCGGTCCCGCCCGTCCTGACCTTGAGCCCGGCCACGACCACCACCTGCAAGGTGACGCCCTGCACCCCTTTCGAGGTCAGGCTCAGCTACACCTACAAGGCGGTCACTCCCATGATGCAGCCGTTTTTCGACAACCTGGTCCTTACGGCCTCGGCCAAAAGGGCCTCCGAGCCCTGGTGA
- the cpaB gene encoding Flp pilus assembly protein CpaB, which translates to MKSKAIPHMILAVILALVAGVLTIRWLGSVRGTGEPGKPAAETKKIEVLVAARPLAKGARLDTTMVRLKPYDPEAAPLGAMRDASEVVGRVTAREISQDDPITPDKLLPKGAAGGGLDASVEPGKRALTVKGTKVMGSGGLITPGCRVDVLSTYNQPGKADEKVTKVILENIPVLTTGTEREVRVGQDGREELANTDFFTLMVTPEEAERLALASDLGNMHLALRKPGDDDVVATAGADVARSLDAYALAPTLPPAVAESEPAPADAGYSVEIIRGTERERIKLDSLGVMPAEEKKHANP; encoded by the coding sequence ATGAAGTCCAAGGCGATACCCCATATGATCCTGGCCGTGATCCTGGCGCTGGTGGCCGGGGTGCTGACCATCCGGTGGCTGGGGTCGGTGCGCGGCACCGGCGAGCCGGGCAAGCCCGCGGCCGAGACGAAAAAGATCGAGGTCCTGGTGGCCGCCCGGCCCCTGGCCAAGGGCGCGCGCCTGGACACCACCATGGTGCGCCTGAAGCCCTACGACCCCGAGGCCGCGCCCCTCGGGGCCATGCGGGACGCCTCGGAGGTCGTCGGCCGGGTGACGGCCCGGGAGATCTCCCAGGACGATCCCATCACCCCGGACAAGCTCCTGCCCAAGGGCGCGGCCGGCGGCGGCCTCGACGCCTCGGTGGAGCCCGGCAAGCGGGCCCTCACCGTCAAGGGCACCAAGGTCATGGGGTCCGGCGGGCTCATCACCCCGGGCTGCCGGGTGGACGTCCTGTCGACCTACAACCAGCCCGGCAAGGCCGACGAGAAAGTCACCAAGGTCATCCTGGAAAACATTCCGGTCCTGACCACCGGCACCGAGCGGGAGGTGCGGGTCGGCCAGGACGGCCGCGAGGAGCTGGCCAACACGGATTTCTTCACGCTCATGGTCACGCCCGAGGAGGCCGAGCGGCTGGCCCTGGCCTCGGACCTCGGCAACATGCACCTGGCCCTTCGAAAGCCCGGGGACGACGACGTGGTGGCCACCGCCGGCGCGGACGTGGCCAGAAGCCTCGACGCCTACGCCCTGGCCCCGACCCTGCCCCCGGCCGTGGCCGAAAGCGAACCCGCGCCGGCCGATGCCGGCTACAGCGTGGAGATCATCCGGGGCACCGAGCGCGAGCGGATCAAGCTCGACAGCCTGGGCGTCATGCCGGCCGAGGAGAAAAAACATGCGAACCCGTAA
- a CDS encoding tetratricopeptide repeat protein: protein MKGCLRAAVAALALAVCLAGLAGCGGSRGRVKSDPAGKTGAAAVAAGDAALAAGDRNEAARQYIAAFKSGADPATVHTRLGDLSLGGGDFAQARLAYQQALKANPKSAAALQGLGFALYLGGAREPAAEALAQALDRDPSLARAAALLGTIENREGRPEAALAVYDKFLAVAFDPDVENNRGISLMLLGRPEDAAAAFRRAGAAKKSPKIANNLGLALCRLGRYDEAYAVFAAAATESAALNNVGVCYMEAGNKAKAQEYLERAIASNPRFYPLAHDNLTRLSTMEEVNLPAPAALQPELPKPAPTPAASQPAPATPVAPAPGPAAAVQAPAASTSVPATAPPAAPATAPVAPTSAPAPRAPGTPVPFQPAPAQPAPAAAAKPGPAKAKSAAPARIPSASDRSDRSEMP from the coding sequence GTGAAAGGATGTTTGCGGGCGGCGGTTGCCGCATTGGCATTGGCCGTTTGTCTGGCCGGACTGGCCGGCTGCGGCGGGTCCCGGGGCCGGGTCAAGTCCGATCCGGCCGGCAAGACCGGGGCGGCCGCCGTGGCCGCCGGCGACGCGGCCCTGGCGGCCGGGGACAGGAACGAAGCGGCGCGCCAGTATATCGCGGCCTTCAAATCCGGCGCCGATCCGGCCACGGTCCACACCCGCCTGGGCGACCTGTCCCTTGGCGGCGGCGATTTCGCCCAGGCCAGGCTGGCCTACCAGCAGGCGCTCAAGGCCAACCCCAAATCCGCGGCCGCCCTGCAGGGGCTCGGCTTCGCCCTCTATCTCGGCGGGGCCAGGGAGCCGGCGGCCGAGGCCCTGGCCCAGGCCCTGGACCGCGACCCGTCGCTGGCCCGGGCCGCCGCCCTGCTCGGGACCATCGAGAACCGGGAGGGCCGGCCCGAGGCCGCCCTGGCCGTGTACGACAAGTTTCTCGCCGTGGCCTTTGATCCGGACGTGGAAAACAACCGGGGCATCTCGCTCATGCTCCTTGGGCGCCCCGAGGACGCGGCCGCCGCCTTCCGCCGGGCCGGGGCCGCCAAAAAGTCCCCCAAGATCGCCAACAACCTGGGGCTCGCCCTGTGCCGGCTTGGCCGGTACGACGAGGCGTATGCCGTCTTTGCCGCAGCGGCCACGGAGTCGGCCGCGCTCAACAACGTCGGCGTGTGCTACATGGAGGCGGGAAACAAGGCCAAGGCCCAGGAATATCTGGAGCGGGCCATCGCTTCCAACCCGCGCTTCTATCCCCTGGCCCACGACAACCTGACCCGCCTGTCCACCATGGAAGAGGTCAACCTGCCGGCTCCGGCCGCGCTCCAGCCGGAACTGCCGAAGCCGGCCCCGACTCCGGCGGCTTCGCAACCGGCCCCGGCCACTCCGGTTGCCCCGGCCCCCGGTCCGGCCGCTGCGGTTCAAGCCCCGGCCGCCTCGACTTCCGTACCGGCGACAGCGCCCCCGGCCGCGCCGGCCACGGCCCCCGTGGCCCCAACGTCGGCCCCGGCGCCCCGTGCCCCGGGCACCCCGGTGCCGTTCCAGCCGGCCCCGGCGCAACCGGCGCCGGCCGCGGCCGCCAAGCCCGGGCCGGCCAAGGCGAAATCCGCCGCGCCGGCCCGGATTCCCTCGGCTTCCGATCGTTCCGACCGGTCCGAAATGCCCTAG
- a CDS encoding pilus assembly protein TadG-related protein yields MLSILWARLRSHCRQRPSWPCRPPTEGGNAQGASSVIIAAALVGTMAAAGVAVDLSRVYVAHNQLQNAVDAAALAGSLQLPDDPDVTNGKVKAAVTANLALNDPDATDIQVTSGGATRSVCVDAKANVDMTLTKVIGIGDTTVTAEACAGYNDIELVLVLDSTGSMKGSPIDSAKDAARDLVNLIMPASTSSTRSKIGLVPFQGKVRIDGSDPVTAERNPDGVGPGCRNADGTLNTGKLKVEYSRTATSTNIFYGYTLSGVSTFTDKTCSGMSPIRALSSDKNTILNNIEAINAGAVTSGTLISEGIKWGRKVLSPEAPYVEGSTDKKVRKIMIVLTDGDTEDGRCGGNFASASKTVNTYWTNAYFGQGLKPDTATSPYATLSTATATLAQIPDCKDGGKLNQFVLDEADAAKNDLNYPVEIFSVRFGASDATDKSLMQKIASSKPGTTDHYYDAPSSTGIQDMFKKIGQQLGQRLMTKKEATTGTP; encoded by the coding sequence ATCCTTTCAATATTATGGGCTCGACTCCGCTCACACTGTCGTCAAAGACCGTCATGGCCCTGCCGGCCGCCAACTGAGGGCGGCAACGCCCAGGGGGCGTCGAGCGTCATCATCGCCGCGGCCCTGGTCGGCACCATGGCCGCGGCCGGCGTGGCCGTGGACCTAAGCCGCGTCTACGTGGCCCACAACCAGCTGCAAAACGCCGTGGACGCGGCCGCCCTGGCCGGCAGCCTCCAGTTGCCCGACGACCCGGACGTCACCAACGGCAAGGTCAAGGCCGCGGTGACGGCCAACCTGGCCCTGAACGATCCCGACGCCACGGACATCCAGGTCACCTCCGGCGGCGCGACGCGCAGCGTGTGCGTGGACGCAAAGGCCAACGTGGACATGACGCTCACCAAGGTCATCGGCATCGGGGACACCACGGTCACGGCCGAGGCCTGCGCCGGGTACAACGACATCGAGCTGGTCCTGGTCCTCGACAGCACCGGCAGCATGAAGGGCTCGCCCATCGACAGCGCCAAGGACGCGGCCAGGGACCTGGTCAACCTGATCATGCCGGCCTCGACGTCCTCGACCCGGTCGAAGATCGGGCTCGTCCCCTTCCAGGGCAAGGTCCGCATCGACGGCAGCGACCCGGTCACGGCCGAGCGCAACCCCGACGGTGTGGGCCCGGGTTGCCGCAACGCCGACGGCACCCTCAACACCGGCAAGCTCAAGGTCGAATACAGTCGGACCGCGACCAGTACCAACATCTTCTACGGCTACACGTTAAGCGGGGTCAGCACCTTCACGGACAAGACCTGCTCCGGCATGTCCCCGATCCGGGCCCTGTCCTCGGACAAGAACACCATCCTCAACAACATCGAGGCCATAAACGCCGGGGCCGTCACCTCGGGCACGCTCATTTCCGAGGGCATCAAGTGGGGACGCAAGGTGCTCTCGCCCGAGGCGCCCTATGTCGAGGGCAGCACGGACAAGAAGGTGCGCAAGATCATGATCGTCCTGACCGACGGCGACACCGAGGACGGCCGCTGCGGCGGGAACTTCGCCTCGGCCTCCAAGACCGTCAACACCTACTGGACCAACGCCTACTTCGGCCAGGGGCTCAAGCCCGACACCGCCACCTCGCCCTACGCCACCCTGTCCACGGCCACGGCCACCCTGGCCCAGATCCCGGACTGCAAGGACGGCGGCAAGCTCAACCAGTTCGTGCTCGACGAGGCCGATGCCGCCAAAAACGACCTCAACTACCCGGTGGAGATCTTCTCCGTGCGCTTTGGCGCTTCCGACGCCACGGACAAGAGCCTCATGCAGAAGATCGCCTCGTCCAAGCCCGGCACCACGGACCACTACTACGACGCGCCGTCGAGCACCGGCATCCAGGACATGTTCAAGAAGATCGGGCAGCAGCTCGGCCAGCGGCTCATGACCAAGAAGGAAGCCACCACCGGCACGCCGTAG
- a CDS encoding type II and III secretion system protein family protein yields the protein MRTRKSFGLGTRLLAWVLVAGLASTGYAAPAVVAPVAVRSTPKLSLTIGKSVILQSDADVSRVSVAQPEIADFVLLSPRQVYVTGRAPGVTNLTLWDKGDKIRAVYDLDVAPDITRLKKMLHDVLPGEPGIEVRASQDAIALAGTVRDAENMKKALTLAEVYAPKKVVNLMAVGGVQQVMLEVRVAEMSKSVLNRMGINLNAIGDGNFAYTLIGGLTSVAGSMFNMDATQNVYQYITMTAKGADGNTSFDSSPIQLSYREFNQPSNRATATMNQGTAVARWNTNWGGAGNTAMTAVLDVLKENGLVKILAEPNLVCLNGQTADFLAGGQIPVPVPSGLGTTSIEWKDFGVGLKFTPTIVGGDRINLQVHPEVSDLDYAHAIQLQGSTIPAINTRRTSTTVELKNGQTFAVAGMLKEEARSTFDKYPVVGDIPILGNLFKSSQFQKDQTELVILITAHLAKPLDKKAVSLPTDSAHEPDDLEFFLGIRRDGGQATPAAGPLAVSGAALDGDFGHAVPQVATVRGRSEE from the coding sequence ATGCGAACCCGTAAATCCTTCGGCCTGGGAACGCGCCTTCTGGCCTGGGTGCTGGTGGCCGGCCTGGCCTCGACGGGCTACGCCGCGCCGGCGGTCGTCGCGCCCGTGGCCGTGCGGTCGACGCCGAAACTCAGCCTGACCATCGGCAAGTCCGTGATCCTGCAAAGCGACGCGGACGTGTCCCGGGTCTCGGTGGCCCAGCCCGAGATCGCGGACTTCGTGCTGCTTTCGCCGCGCCAGGTCTACGTCACCGGCCGGGCCCCGGGCGTGACCAACCTGACCCTGTGGGACAAGGGCGACAAGATCCGCGCGGTCTACGACCTGGACGTGGCCCCGGACATCACCCGGCTCAAGAAAATGCTCCACGACGTGCTGCCCGGCGAACCCGGCATCGAGGTCCGGGCCAGCCAGGACGCCATCGCCCTGGCCGGCACGGTCCGCGACGCCGAGAACATGAAAAAGGCCCTGACCCTGGCCGAGGTCTATGCCCCCAAGAAGGTGGTCAACCTCATGGCCGTCGGCGGCGTGCAGCAGGTCATGCTCGAAGTGCGGGTGGCCGAGATGTCCAAGAGCGTGCTCAACCGCATGGGCATCAACCTGAACGCCATCGGCGACGGCAACTTCGCCTACACGCTGATCGGCGGCCTGACGTCCGTGGCCGGCAGCATGTTCAACATGGACGCCACCCAGAACGTCTACCAGTACATCACCATGACGGCCAAGGGCGCCGACGGCAACACGTCCTTCGACTCCTCCCCCATCCAGCTTTCCTACCGGGAGTTCAACCAGCCGAGCAACCGGGCCACGGCCACCATGAACCAGGGCACGGCCGTGGCCCGCTGGAACACCAACTGGGGCGGCGCCGGCAACACCGCCATGACGGCCGTCCTCGACGTGCTCAAGGAAAACGGGCTGGTCAAGATCCTGGCCGAGCCCAACCTGGTCTGCTTAAACGGCCAGACCGCCGACTTTCTGGCCGGCGGCCAGATCCCGGTGCCCGTGCCCTCGGGCCTTGGCACCACCAGCATCGAGTGGAAGGATTTCGGCGTGGGCCTCAAATTCACCCCGACCATCGTCGGCGGCGACCGCATCAACCTGCAGGTCCACCCCGAAGTGTCGGACCTCGACTACGCCCACGCCATCCAGCTCCAGGGTTCGACCATCCCGGCCATCAACACCCGGCGCACCTCCACCACCGTCGAGCTCAAAAACGGCCAGACCTTCGCCGTGGCCGGCATGCTCAAGGAAGAGGCCCGCAGCACCTTCGACAAGTACCCCGTGGTCGGCGACATCCCGATCCTCGGCAACCTGTTTAAAAGCTCGCAGTTCCAGAAGGACCAGACCGAGCTCGTCATCCTCATCACGGCCCACCTGGCCAAGCCGCTGGACAAGAAGGCCGTTTCCCTGCCCACGGATTCGGCCCACGAACCCGACGACCTGGAGTTTTTCCTCGGCATCCGCCGGGACGGCGGGCAGGCGACCCCGGCCGCCGGGCCCCTGGCCGTCAGCGGCGCGGCCCTCGACGGCGACTTCGGCCACGCCGTGCCCCAGGTGGCGACCGTTCGCGGCCGGAGCGAGGAATGA
- a CDS encoding CpaF family protein has translation MERGRPPLMRQMQRPGAPVEKERKDPGVALDEYYEIKTRIHDRLIDLIDLSLLDTMDGASLGAEIGKLVERLLRDEFSQTPLNQVERERLISEVKDEMLGLGPLEPFLKDQTINDILVNSFRQIYVERSGKLVLTESRFKDNEHLKKIIDRIVSKVGRRVDESSPMVDARLPDGSRVNAIIPPLAIDGPALSIRKFAKDKLTIEDLIHFRAMTRDIADVLQGIVLARLNILISGGTGTGKTTMLNCLSGFIPHDERIVTVEDAAELQLKQDHVVRLESRPPNIEGRGEVTQRDLVRNCLRMRPDRIIVGEVRGAEALDMLQAMNTGHDGSLATLHANTPRDALMRLETLVAMAGLAISPLSLKRYIASAVDVIIQISRFSDGSRKLVSFQELTGMEGEVITMQEIFAFEQRGMAADGKVKGVFMARGIRPKFAARFEAKGIRVPDGIFDPRNVVES, from the coding sequence ATGGAACGCGGCCGGCCGCCTTTGATGCGCCAGATGCAACGCCCCGGGGCTCCCGTCGAGAAGGAGCGCAAGGATCCGGGCGTGGCCCTGGACGAGTATTACGAGATCAAGACCCGCATCCACGACCGGCTGATCGACCTGATCGACCTTTCGCTCCTGGACACCATGGACGGCGCGTCGCTGGGGGCCGAGATCGGGAAGCTCGTGGAGCGGCTTTTGCGCGACGAGTTCAGCCAGACCCCGCTCAACCAGGTGGAGCGGGAGCGGCTCATCAGCGAAGTCAAGGACGAGATGCTCGGGCTTGGACCGCTGGAGCCGTTCTTGAAGGACCAGACCATAAATGACATCCTGGTCAACTCCTTCCGGCAGATCTACGTGGAACGGTCGGGCAAGCTGGTCTTGACCGAGTCGCGCTTCAAGGACAACGAGCACTTAAAAAAGATCATCGACCGCATCGTGTCCAAGGTCGGCCGGCGGGTGGACGAGTCCTCGCCCATGGTCGACGCCAGGCTCCCGGACGGCTCGCGCGTCAACGCCATCATCCCGCCCCTGGCCATTGACGGGCCCGCCCTGTCCATCCGGAAATTCGCCAAGGACAAGCTGACCATCGAGGACCTGATCCATTTTCGGGCCATGACCCGGGACATTGCCGACGTGCTCCAGGGCATTGTCCTGGCCCGGCTCAATATTCTTATTTCCGGCGGCACGGGCACGGGCAAGACCACCATGCTCAACTGCCTCTCGGGGTTCATTCCCCACGACGAGCGCATCGTGACCGTGGAGGACGCGGCCGAACTCCAGCTCAAGCAGGACCACGTGGTCAGGCTCGAATCCCGGCCGCCCAACATCGAGGGCCGGGGCGAGGTCACCCAGCGCGACCTGGTCAGAAACTGCCTGCGCATGCGCCCGGACCGGATCATCGTCGGCGAGGTGCGCGGCGCCGAGGCCCTCGACATGCTCCAGGCCATGAACACCGGCCACGACGGATCCCTGGCCACGCTCCACGCCAACACTCCCCGCGACGCCCTCATGCGTCTGGAAACGCTCGTCGCCATGGCCGGGCTCGCCATTTCGCCCCTGTCCCTCAAGCGCTACATCGCCTCGGCCGTGGACGTCATCATCCAGATCTCGCGCTTTTCCGACGGCAGCAGGAAGCTCGTCAGCTTCCAGGAGCTGACCGGCATGGAAGGCGAGGTCATCACCATGCAGGAGATTTTCGCCTTCGAGCAACGGGGGATGGCGGCCGACGGCAAGGTCAAGGGCGTGTTCATGGCCCGGGGCATCCGGCCGAAGTTCGCGGCCAGGTTCGAGGCCAAGGGCATCCGCGTGCCAGACGGCATCTTCGATCCGCGCAACGTGGTCGAGAGCTGA
- a CDS encoding type II secretion system F family protein, with amino-acid sequence MLLFAITLCVAASVGLFAYAVGAMREERRRRREFAVRAMAVLHPAGGPGGEALGRPGLVGWLIGLGQGLATRFGEAVKPKEAKELSKTRANLVHAGFRQPGAVEIYWGIKAGAGLVGLVVGALLALSGRLPGQYKMFVALACVAGGFYLPGLLLDARVKKRQKAIQRGLPDALDLLVVCVEAGMGLDAAIYRVCVEMASKEPVLSSELRLLTLELRAGKSRREALKNLSSRIGLEDMGSLVAMLIQTDMFGTSIAQTLRVYADSMRTKRFQLAEELAAKLPVKLLFPLIFFIFPTLLIVILGPAVISLMKMFGGIAH; translated from the coding sequence ATGCTCCTGTTCGCCATAACGCTTTGCGTCGCGGCCAGCGTCGGGCTTTTCGCCTACGCGGTCGGCGCCATGCGGGAGGAGCGCCGCCGCCGGCGGGAATTCGCCGTCCGGGCCATGGCCGTGCTCCATCCCGCCGGCGGGCCGGGCGGGGAGGCCCTTGGCCGGCCGGGTCTGGTCGGCTGGCTGATCGGGCTGGGCCAGGGGCTGGCCACCCGGTTCGGCGAGGCCGTCAAGCCCAAGGAGGCCAAAGAGCTTTCCAAGACGCGGGCAAACCTTGTCCACGCGGGCTTTCGCCAGCCCGGGGCGGTGGAGATCTACTGGGGCATCAAGGCCGGGGCCGGGCTGGTCGGGCTGGTGGTCGGCGCGCTTTTGGCCCTGTCCGGCCGGCTACCCGGCCAGTACAAGATGTTCGTGGCCCTGGCCTGCGTGGCCGGCGGCTTCTACCTGCCGGGCCTTCTCCTCGACGCCCGGGTGAAAAAGCGGCAAAAGGCCATCCAGCGCGGTCTGCCCGATGCCCTGGACCTGCTCGTCGTCTGCGTGGAGGCCGGCATGGGGCTTGACGCCGCCATCTACCGGGTCTGCGTCGAAATGGCCTCCAAGGAGCCGGTTTTAAGTTCCGAGCTGCGGCTGCTGACGCTGGAGCTGCGGGCCGGCAAGTCCCGGCGCGAGGCCCTTAAAAACCTGTCGTCCCGCATCGGCCTCGAGGACATGGGGAGCCTTGTGGCCATGCTGATCCAGACCGACATGTTCGGCACCTCCATCGCCCAGACCCTTCGCGTCTACGCCGACTCCATGCGGACCAAACGGTTCCAGCTGGCCGAGGAGCTGGCGGCCAAGCTGCCGGTCAAGCTTCTTTTCCCGCTCATTTTCTTTATCTTTCCGACGCTTCTGATCGTGATCCTGGGGCCGGCCGTCATAAGCCTCATGAAGATGTTCGGGGGGATAGCCCATTGA
- a CDS encoding AAA family ATPase — protein MRDKLTVFLDMEASPARLVFEECLSEDGDFEVLGDGEEFADLLVRELDAAGGEEELEAVAEIVARRGDREVFLTAGAYDTEILMRLMRQGVREFFPQPVSHEEVRMALWRLKARRESRLGPRGSKQGRIVNVFGAKGGVGTTTLAVNLAAACLTHKPGATVALMDMNLPFGEAQLFLDIAPKYHWGEVLGNISRLDATYLMSVMSRHASGLYLLAPPSRLDDLQMATPENISRLLDLMRQVFDTVVIDLGMYLDEITLKVMDISDAIVLVGVQNLACLANVRRFLDNIRHAEAGLDEKLKIVVNRHLDESDLVVEDMEKALALPVFWRVPNDYKTTLSAINQGKTLLETAPKAPVTRSISDLARALAPAPDPERKKGLFGLKLLSGRKG, from the coding sequence ATGCGGGACAAGTTGACGGTGTTCCTGGATATGGAGGCGTCGCCGGCGCGGCTGGTGTTCGAGGAGTGCCTGTCCGAGGACGGGGACTTCGAGGTTCTTGGCGACGGCGAGGAGTTCGCGGACCTGCTCGTGCGCGAACTCGACGCGGCGGGCGGCGAGGAGGAACTCGAGGCCGTGGCCGAGATCGTGGCCCGGCGCGGGGACCGGGAGGTCTTTCTGACCGCCGGGGCCTACGACACCGAGATCCTCATGCGGCTCATGCGTCAGGGCGTGCGCGAATTTTTCCCCCAGCCGGTCAGCCACGAGGAAGTGCGCATGGCCCTTTGGCGCTTAAAAGCCCGCCGGGAAAGCCGGCTTGGGCCGCGCGGCAGCAAGCAGGGCCGCATCGTGAACGTCTTCGGGGCCAAGGGCGGGGTCGGCACCACCACGCTGGCCGTCAACCTGGCCGCCGCCTGCCTGACCCACAAGCCCGGGGCCACCGTCGCCCTCATGGACATGAACCTGCCCTTCGGCGAGGCCCAGCTCTTTTTGGACATCGCGCCCAAGTACCACTGGGGCGAGGTCCTCGGAAACATCAGCCGGCTCGACGCCACCTATCTCATGAGCGTCATGTCGCGCCACGCCTCGGGGCTTTACCTCCTCGCCCCGCCAAGCCGCCTCGACGACCTGCAGATGGCCACCCCCGAAAACATCTCCAGGCTTCTTGACCTCATGCGCCAGGTCTTCGACACGGTGGTCATCGACCTCGGCATGTACCTGGACGAGATCACGCTCAAAGTCATGGACATCTCCGACGCCATCGTGCTCGTCGGCGTCCAGAACCTGGCCTGTCTGGCCAACGTCCGGCGCTTTCTCGACAACATCCGCCACGCCGAGGCCGGGCTCGACGAGAAACTCAAGATCGTGGTCAACCGCCACCTCGACGAAAGCGACCTGGTGGTGGAAGACATGGAAAAGGCCCTGGCCCTGCCGGTCTTCTGGCGGGTGCCAAACGACTACAAGACCACGCTGTCGGCCATCAACCAGGGCAAGACGCTCCTTGAAACCGCGCCCAAGGCCCCGGTCACCCGGTCCATAAGCGACCTGGCCCGGGCCCTGGCCCCGGCCCCAGACCCGGAGCGAAAAAAAGGCCTCTTTGGCCTGAAGCTCCTTTCCGGCCGCAAGGGGTGA
- a CDS encoding type II secretion system F family protein, with product MSDGLPNILSLALLLSLVYLFVAVVLVIRRLTDTSGKEMARRLEQLAQGKGLGADFAGDIVKKHEMSGLRWLDVFLSRQAWSRRMDRMLDQADIEAPLGLFVLLSLVFGVTGYVAASLYLGNFLARVAIGFALGVLPFKWIAMRKAKRMAAFETQLPEALELVGRALKAGHTFSSGMGMVVSEFAEPIRGEFQKTMEEVNFGMGVTVALDNLMERVDCPDLNFFVISVKIQNETGGNLAEIVENIAWLIRERIKLKGRIRVLSAEGRMAAWVLCLLPFFVCGAVQMLNPGYLNLLFTEALGRFFLYLVAGLMTLGVLVIRKMVRIDV from the coding sequence ATGTCCGACGGACTGCCGAACATCCTGTCCCTGGCCTTGCTGCTGTCCCTGGTCTACCTCTTCGTGGCCGTGGTCCTGGTCATCCGGCGGCTGACCGACACCAGCGGCAAGGAAATGGCCCGGCGTCTCGAACAGTTGGCCCAGGGCAAGGGCCTTGGCGCGGATTTCGCCGGCGACATCGTCAAAAAGCACGAGATGAGCGGCCTGCGCTGGCTCGACGTGTTCCTGTCGCGCCAGGCCTGGAGCCGGCGCATGGACCGGATGCTCGACCAGGCCGACATCGAGGCGCCTCTCGGCCTTTTCGTGCTCCTGTCCCTGGTCTTCGGCGTCACGGGCTACGTGGCCGCCTCCCTCTACCTCGGCAATTTCCTGGCCCGGGTGGCCATCGGATTCGCGCTCGGGGTCCTGCCGTTCAAGTGGATCGCCATGCGAAAGGCCAAGCGCATGGCCGCTTTTGAAACCCAGTTGCCCGAGGCCCTGGAGCTGGTGGGTCGGGCCTTGAAGGCCGGGCACACCTTTTCGAGCGGCATGGGCATGGTGGTCAGCGAATTTGCCGAGCCCATCCGGGGCGAGTTCCAAAAGACCATGGAAGAGGTCAACTTCGGCATGGGCGTGACCGTCGCCCTCGACAACCTGATGGAGCGGGTGGACTGCCCGGACCTCAACTTCTTCGTCATCTCGGTCAAGATCCAGAACGAGACCGGCGGCAACCTGGCCGAGATCGTGGAGAACATCGCCTGGCTCATCCGCGAGCGCATAAAGCTCAAGGGCCGCATCCGGGTGCTCTCGGCCGAGGGCCGCATGGCGGCCTGGGTTTTGTGCCTGCTGCCGTTTTTCGTGTGCGGGGCCGTGCAGATGTTAAACCCCGGCTACCTGAACCTGCTTTTCACCGAAGCCCTTGGCCGGTTCTTCCTCTATCTGGTGGCCGGGCTCATGACCCTCGGCGTCCTGGTCATCCGCAAGATGGTCCGGATCGATGTCTAG